GCACGAGTTTGCAGGACGACTTATTTTTATGCTGCCCAGCAGGACAGAAAGTATAACCTGTATGGAACGACGAGGGAAGAGCTTGCACATCAAGGATCTTCAGCTGGTTGTGATTAAGCATTAGGTTTTTAAGTTTTTTTGCCTGACTAAGGAAAGCCTTCGGGATCGCAACTAGTCGATTGTGACTTAGGTCCAGAATTACGAGACGGAGCTCAAAATGCATGCTAGGTAAGAACGAAAGCATGTTTGAACTCAGGTTCAGGTGGCAGAGCTGTTCGAGAACTGAGATGTTGCCCCAAGGGAAATAACTCAGCACGTTGGAGTCCACTCTGAGCACCTGGAGGCTTGGAGGCAAGTTTGCAATTACCTCTGGGGGAAATGATCTGAGCTGGTTTTCAGAAATGTCTAATTGTGTAAGGTTTGTAAGACCCTGAAAGAAATGTAGGTATTGGTCACGCCTAGAGTCCCACATTATGTCCAAACGATTTCCAGAGAAATCAAGATACTTCAGAGAAGCACTAGTAAGAATGTTAGAGATTCTGAGACCAATGTGATTGTTCGCTAGACTCAGTATTTTAAGAGATGGTAAGTGTGAAAGGAATGTGAAGCGATGTCCCATACCCTTCATTACAAAGTGGAATTCGTTATTGCTGAGGTCAAGAGCTTTCAGTGTGCCACTTATCTCCTGGAAGGCCTTCTCAGAGTACAGGTCAATGCGATTGTGAGCCATATTAAGGTAGGTTAATTTACTTAGGTGCGTGAACTGCCGCCCATTTAAAGTTTGACTTATATAGTTGTAGGATAGATCTATGCATACCACTTTTTCCATGCCTCTAAAAGTACTTGCATTCAGCCATGGGATGTTGTTTTGAGAGAGgtcaaaaaacaggtttttagaGCAGATCTGCTTTTTGAAATGCCACATGGAATAATAAAAAGGACAGTAATCTTCTTGAGAGTCCTGCATAGTGTTTGGCTCTGAGCTCAGTAAGGCAACTTTTTGAGTTTGCAAGTTTAGCTGTCTGTTGTCACGTTTTTCAAGGGTTTGGTAGTTGCTTGGTATGGCTTCAGAAGTGCAGGTTGAAAAGCAGGAACTGAAAGCAAGCATGTTTTGGGAGAGGCCCACCCTCCTTAATGTTCTCAGCTGGCTTATAGCATCAATGCTAACAGAGCAGATGAAGTTCATGCGTAGCTCCAGGGACTCCAGATTTGGCAGTTGGACCAGAGGTGCAAGGCTTTGGTTTGACAGTACTCTGAAGAATAATCCACTTAGGTACAACTCTCGCAGAGCCGTCATCTTCTCTATGGACGGTGACAGAATCAATTCAGGAAAGGATCTCAGGGGTTCATAGTTATATAGAAGACTGAGGGACACAACATTCTGGAGCTCCTCATAAAAGGTGCCATTCTGGATGGCGTAGGCTAAAAAGTTGTCAGAGAGATCTAACTCTTGGAGCTTGCGGAGTCGTGCGAAGAGACGCTGAGGAAGCGTACGCAGTGAATTGCCTCGCAGACTCAGACTAATTAGAGAGTCCCTCTGATCCAAAAATGCATCCTGGTGCAGATTGAGGGATTGGTTGTTTGGGCATGGGAAACAGGGCTCAGAAGCATGGTCACACCTTTGGCAGTTCCACCCTAGGTTAAGGTGTCGCAGATGCTTGAGATCAGAAAATGACTCTTTATTGATACACGTGATCTTGTTCTCTCCCAAGTCTAGACTTTCTAGTGAAAGTGGAAGATGTGGGGGAACAACGGTGACGTTGTTGTAACTAAGTGTAAGATTCAGCAGCTCAGGGAGATCTTGAAACACACGTGGGTCGATAAAGTAAGACTGATAACATGGGTTGGCGTAGAAACAATTCTTGCTCAGTAATAGTTGTTTTAGTAGCGGTGTACCTAGAGGTTTGACGATATGAAAGATATTATTAAATTCCAGTCCCAGAACCTCAAGCTGCTTTGGTAGAGGAGGTATGGTCTTTAGGCTGTTCCCTGCTAACTGGAGGGAAGTTAGGTTTTTAAGTCCGCTAAATGCATCAGGGTCAATTTTCAGGCTGCACGAAGGCCATCTCTGCTCCTTAAGACGATCCGGTAAGCAGTTCCACATCAAGCTGAGATGCCTGAGATTGGGTAATCCAGACAATGCGGCACCTTTAATGTGGTGAATATGGTTTTCATTTAAGTTGAGTGATGTAATCGAGAGGGATGTGAATTTAGGGATGTTGGCAAGACGTCTGTGCCGACAGTCCACATTTAAGTGTCCATCCTCGGTAGTGTGAATTTCACATGGATAGAATTCAGGATGTAACGTTGCAAAAACATTAAACTGGTTCAGTATGAGAACCAGATACAACATGTGTCCAAACATGGCctagagacaaaaaaaaaaaaaacattaggaaaaCAAACAGCTATGCAAGCATCAACTTTTTGAATATGCTATATTCACTAACATCAAAGTACATTACATGGGCTGGAGTGTTAGTCGAAAGTATATAAAACAATGAAATCATATACATATTTAAGCATTATATTGCTTAATCTGCAAATAAACTTATttccaaaatgtatttattttattacacaggATTTCTTTTAAATACTATTGAATATGTCAAGCTGTAAAAATTTCCCCATCATTTCAAACCtattaaaaacacagaaaatcacTTACCAAAGGTTTAAATTCCAAAACTCCTCAACGCTGTGTGTCTTTTACATTCACAAAGGAAAGCAAAGAAACTGAAATGCCAGATCTAAGTATTTATATTAACAATGTGCACCTTTTCGTGGAAGTGAAAGTCTGCAGTAAGTGAAAGTCATTCACCCACACACACAGAGATGGGGAACAGATGTTCAGAATTGGTGGGCAAGATAAAACGGAGTAGTAAAGCTATTCttggttaaaaaaagaaagaaatagaaGAAATGAAAGACTAAGTCGAGGAGTGGATAGCACTGGGCTCTCAGGGCTACAGACCAAACTATATTTTTTCTCTCTTGCACCGAAccagatttttgtttgtttgttggtttCCCCTTTTATTGCATGATCATAGCATTTCAGCTGTAGAGACAGGCTTCTGCTAGTAATCACTGTGAAACTGCTTTTGATGTCTGTTCCATCAATATTACATTTTAGAACTAAATAATGTAATGTTCAATTATATGGTCAGGGTTTGAAATCAGCTTTACAGAAAGTCACTCTCTTCAGCCTTACAGAAAGTCAAATTTTTATTGAAAAGAACGCAGTAAATCATTTAGTACATATCCCAGAAAGCAACCATATTACAAAAAGCAGACAACCATCAGAAAACCAAAGTAGCTACACTGAAAGTGTAATATGATAAACAGTTTGGCACAATTAGAATTTGCCAATAACTGAAAACTAAAATGATTATTTGAGATTATTGAGAACAGTAAGTAGTCTTTTCAGATGCCATTTAGTGTAAATTCCATTTCATTAAATATCACATGAACTTCTTCATACATCACACAATATGCCTTTAAACCAAATGCTTTTCGCATCAGTACATCACAGAGACACAGATTTTGACTCTGTGTCCCTTTGTGGTCTGAAGGGAAAGCACCAATCTAATGCCTCAATAAGACAATGACAAAGCTGATGAAGGAAATGCTAAAATCACTTTAATAAAGTGTAATAAAAGCTAGTTATGACTTATGTAGAGGAAGCGATATCACAGAGAAAGATGTTGGATAATCCAAAGAGCAGAGTTCATGAACCCATCCGATTCTGCGTCAACTTTGGCCAAAGAGTGATTATTGCCTGGGTACCACAACAATCTGTGGACACACATATACAACAATGAACCAATGATCGAGAGAAGAcaaatgtttcacagaagaaaccCCATCTATAAAGTGGCCATTGTACTTACCTCACTGGTACCTGCAATGCCTTCAGGGCTCTGTAGTATTCAATACCCTGCTTACTGGGAACACGCTTGTCATCTTCCCCCAACATCAGAAGTACTGGAGTTTTTACCTGAGAACCAAACACAACCATGTGTGTTATAAGCTCAGCAgttatgacattaaaaataaaggtatacataaataaataatgcatcaGAACAGCATCTGCTCACCTTGCTGACATGTTTTATGGGTGACTTGTTTAACATCTGCTCGAGAATAGCAGGTTCAAGATGAATGTCTGTGTTATATTCATATCCAGCTTCCACCATACACCTGTACATAAACACACTCAAAACCATCACAAACATCTACAGGTAACTATCACATTTTACCCACAAATCAtatatagaataaaaaaaaaaaattaaaaaaaaacattttttgcacaaTATTACATTATTAGGGCACACCCTCCAAAAAAATTGTACTGTAttgcaaaaaatataaatttaaattatttatttgtacattgttATAGTATTCGTCACATTACCAGTCGGGAATGTCTGTGCAGCTGACCATGGTGGCCAGATTTGTGACAGGATTTCGTGTCACACACGCCTTGTAAAACTCAGGATATTGTCCAATCAGATGACAAGCCAAGAATCCACCGTGAGAGCCTCCGACCACAGCGATCTTCTGCTCGTCAAAGTCACCTTGCTTCAAAACACTGTCTACTGTGAGCTGTTTAGATTTAAACAAACAGTATATTTATAATTATGTACACTGTATTGAAAGTATAAATCACAAAACATACGCCACAAAATTTGAAAAAATCCAACAACCAAAATAAATGTACTTCCAAACATCACAAGTACTatcttaaaatgtttttgtaaatatttaaacGGTGAAACATTTTAGCTATTTGGTTACACTGATGATGAGAAAAGCTCAGTAAGCGTTAGTGTTTACCTGCACATCTTTAACATCCTGTGTACCGATATTTCCAGGTAAGGAGTAGATGTTATCCTGGCCAAAACCAAGTGAGCCTCTGTAGTTCACTACAACATGAAAGACACATGGAAAACAGGACACACAGTATAGGGGGGTTGACTTCCCTGATCGCTGATCAGTTATGATTAATTCAAGTGATTCATGCCCATATGACCCTAGTACTTCGGCTTAAATGGGTAGGTCATCCAAAAATAAATGTCCAGTCATTTATTGAGCCCTTTTGTCATTATAAACCCATAAAACTTACTTTTGTCAACCAAGTAACGAGTTGTATGCACTTTGGTTCCTATATAAATTACAGTGGCTGGGGACTGAAATTTTTTGGCTCCaaaaattacagcaaaagcactATAAAGTAATGACTTAAGGGCACTATATTCCTCTGAAATAACACAAACTGGACACTGCTACTGCTCTCACGAACTCTAAGTTGAGCTAGAGAGCGGAAATCATTTTCTCTGAATAATGACTTGAAATTTTAGTCTGTTTTATCTCAATTCATATCTGGAACGCAATAAAACaagttttaaaggattagttcactttcagaacaaaaatttacaaatagtttactcacccccttgtcatctaagatattcattagtcgtaaagaaatcatgtttctttgaggaaaacatttcaggatttatctccatataatggatatgaatGGTGCCCCAGCCGAGGAGgaacggtcttatctagtgaaactagatcggttattttctaaacaaattgaccatttatatactttttaacatcaaatgcttgtcttgtctcgtcaATACAGCTAGGGAAGGTCGAAAAACTCCTGTTTCCCGTTTTCTTCCCAAACTTCAaattcatcctacatcgctgcagaagtactgacccagtgtttacaaagtcaacATACAAAgtagatcaaacaccctttacaaaaaaagggtaaaacagtaatgtaggatgattttgaagttgaagacaaaaacgagatgggagtttaccctaactgtattgacccagatcacaTTGACCacacatgcgcatcacagagacgagacaagacaagcatttgtggataaaaagtatataaaataaataaccgattgttttgctagataagacccttcttcctcggctgggatcatttagagccctttgaagctatgtttaaaatgcattttggaagttcaaacttccaTACATATCtattatatgaagaaaaatcctgaaatgttttccacaaagaaacaatttctttacgactaaagaaagaaagtcatgaacatcttggatgacaagggggtgagtacattatccgtacatttttgttctggaattgaactaatcatttaaggaCCAACTGGACCAAGCAAAATAACTCTACAAAATCCACAAAAAAATCCACATGTGTGGATCATATTTTTGAACTGAGTGAAATGCACCCAACTCTCTTGTCTGCAATAAGATCTTAACATTCAGTCATCTCTGTTTCATCTGCTGAGTTTCACTATACACCCAGATTCTGACCCTTTTTCAAATTTCAAAATACACAACATACCAAATACCAATTTTCAGAACAGAAGCTCCAAAACTAGTCATACATCTGAAAAAAAGTAttagcaaaatatatatattattatgaaTTTCAAGTCAAATGTTTTATCCTGGAGAGTCTATATAAGAGCCAAATATTGTGTCTGATGGACAGACTTGAGGTAAGTAGTGTATACACTGTAACTGTTTCTCACCAAGCAGGACGCTGAAACCCATCTTACACAGAACTGCTGTGGACAAGTACCACTCTGACACCAGCACCGAATGAGGGCCACCTGACAGACACACAGAGTGAAAACAGAGATCAGCAAAACAAGATGCTGACGTCATAATTATTTGTTATTTCATTTTTACATTGTAATTAAGGATAATAAGGAACAGACCATGTGGCATGACAATGAGAGGCAGTTTGCTTCCTGTTGTCACATCCTTTGGTTTCAGTAGAATAGCATCAAAGTCCAAACCAGCTAATAAAGAACAAAGAGTTATTTTTTCATGCAAAATGACAGATGTCCTAACTTTCGACACTttataactagggatgcacctaaatgaaaattcttggccaaagctaaagccgaacaaaattacaccctgggccgaaggccgattacctaACACGGTTTTTCCCCTATGTATTTTCACCACTGCATAAACTAAACAGCCactatttgctttttacagttttttgttgcatttcaaataaacaaatctattacaaaataacaatttaaaaatatttatttaagactgaacatttttaacattctagtagacattatagcctaccaacaaaccacaattgaacttaaaattataagttaataaaataatattctttggtcatttttaagacccccttcttgaatcaggcatgtgtttttaatgtacaaataaatgcagccttgctgagcaaaggagaatgttataataaatgtattaatagagctgttgtaatgattgttatcgtTATTTTTGTGTtagttgacttttattttggtgaaaaCCCACAAGacgacctcagtactacttttttctgacagcagcagatttttGAATGATTCTTATCTCACAGatttatttggccttttcgcTTAATCAGCCGAACAAAGAAAGAGCTTTTTTTGGCGAACATTCAGTGCATTCCCATTCATAAAATATAGATACACTGTAAAGTGCAAAATGAGaacaaacatacaaacaacaGTTCCAGGACCCTGAATTTGACAACATACACAGCATTTCAGGAGTGCTAATATTTCGCACTAGGAACTTTGCTGGGACAACTGTTCAACTTTATTTGACAGCATTTTCGTTTGGCAGAATAAAAAGCAACGTGCCACACTGTATCCAAAATCTATAACACACAATCATGTTGGACTAAATATCAGAACATATATGCACTCAGTTCTTACGGTATTGCTTGTTGTCCTGCTCAGGTGGTGGGCTGAAGTTTAAAATCTGCCAGCTGATATCGGCCTGAGGTTGAGTCTCCTCCAGTGTGACCCATGACATCTTGCTTTCAGAACCCTTTGCTGGCAGGAAACCCACCCGCTGCAGAACAGAGCATCTAATTAGTAACTGATTAATTAGTTACTTTATTATTATCTGACAACCAAAACACACAGGGAATAACAATGTTGCTAATTACATGAGGAAAAAATCTCTCAGATccacttacaaaaaaaaatatattgttaaaaatgataaaattgtaGAAATAGAACAAGAGCAGTACTAGTGACACAACTGGGACCACAAGACTGAATGACAAGAAGgcttctttttaatttattttaacatgCATAAAGGTTGGAATACACTACATGGTTTTAGCcccaattaattttttaaaaatttgctGTGGTATCGAGAATCTGTGTGAGAATACCAGGTCTGGAGGGCAGTTTGGTGAAGAGCAGCTGACCACTATCAGATCTCTGTGAATATTCAACAAACTCCAGCTTCCCTCCTCTGATTCTAGAACAGCACAGAGTACAGACAGATTACAGACATACAGTCCAGTACAGTAGTGTGTTATATGAGATGAAAAAGAGTGTGCACTCTACATACTGGAGGTGAGAGACGTGACTTCGCCAGATGAAGTATCAACAACCAACAAATCCTGTAATATATTAGTGATAGAAACTGATTCAAGAACTGTTTAAGAAACCAAGAACGTATTTATAAAGGCAAAGTCACTTCAGATACAGATAAAGAGACAAACATATCCCAAAATAGATACAATGAACAGATATAGAAACAGAAGGGGAATTCCCCATTTGATGACTCCTGCagaggggattttttttttttttataccgaAGATGTGAACTgtaatgtttatggtcttttcgggcagCATAAGCAATATATAACAATCATGAATCTTAGTGTAGGCTACCACACTGCCATCAAGTAAATGAATTAACATAACAAATGTATTTCTGCATGTAATTATGACGTAAAATATTATTAGAAgaattatgaattattaaaagaaactgtaaaatgcaTCTTGGCTATTTCACGTCTTTAATTCCATTATTTGTAGCGCACATGCCACCCAAtaattgcaataaatgttgtgctttgttgctttttaaTAGCAAACAACGTTTCATCTTTCTAATTTATCACAAAATAAAAGCTATAAATGTGGTTTTAACACTTTTTAATGTGGCAATTACTGTTGCACCTCAGTTCAAGCGGCACATGAAcagatcatctcttcctcttcgCTACTAGTTATAGTAATAaattaacatgaatgaacatcagaaggtggtgaaagaaacagaacaacttaaagaaattaatgtttcATGTAATCACTGAATCAGTCTTTTAACTACAGAAAGACATCAGTAAAATGTGTGAACAATATGTTAcatatagggctgggcgattctttcgattttttcaaTTAATTAGAATTTACgctttaagacgatttaatttttttattaaatcgaggtatcgcgatttttttaataaaaaaaaatatatgtattcagaacggaaaacaacgcgttctggtaaaataacgcgaatcaccaaggggacatgattagctgcttgctagcaagttagcctgttacattacagaacatacaatttcacttaccacataaacagagtaaagagatgattgaagacaatggcgaattatttgcagatcagggctctagagtgcgaactaatttctcaatggtgcgactcgccgttcaagggcaaaaagaaactactatgtgcgactatgaaaaaatatttaggagcaccatgtgcgactgacccgaccagcatatttgtgtttgcgctgagtggagcttcaaaggtttccatgtgttttgcacgttgactaatgtatctcaagtgtagagagagtgtaaataagagactgaatgggcagtagcttcgtttattataatagagctgtgtgatatcgcgaactaagatgagtgacagcttttaatcatttttaagggagtttgtaaacgagatattgattacaacagttaaataaacaagaagttattattaagtgacttacattgtctgactataacattattgcctgattttgctctatttcgtcatcaaaagtagtctgaaacaagtcacaactgagccgctgcgcatctccactcaaacacagcgtgttttgtttatgaatgaacatgcgtttttaaacgaatctagtaaaatgattcaattccccattcataaagagtcacttgctttattcttgaatgaaccatccgttcaaacgaatcaaatgaatgtgattcagtaattaaatcagtgtcttaccaccacctgctggcagatcgtttcagttatttacatcatttaatatttctgtgttcaaaattgtatatttttgtatacgatataagtgcaagagaaaagcatggcaatatatatatatatatttcctcccatctcatatgtatttgtcttacaaacatttactgtgtctggtatgataagaatggggcctggtggaaagcgatcactgatgcagttgcaatgtatattgcaaaatatatggtgcccatatatattgtggaaaagctagggtttcttt
Above is a genomic segment from Garra rufa chromosome 15, GarRuf1.0, whole genome shotgun sequence containing:
- the tlr9 gene encoding toll-like receptor 9, translated to MFGHMLYLVLILNQFNVFATLHPEFYPCEIHTTEDGHLNVDCRHRRLANIPKFTSLSITSLNLNENHIHHIKGAALSGLPNLRHLSLMWNCLPDRLKEQRWPSCSLKIDPDAFSGLKNLTSLQLAGNSLKTIPPLPKQLEVLGLEFNNIFHIVKPLGTPLLKQLLLSKNCFYANPCYQSYFIDPRVFQDLPELLNLTLSYNNVTVVPPHLPLSLESLDLGENKITCINKESFSDLKHLRHLNLGWNCQRCDHASEPCFPCPNNQSLNLHQDAFLDQRDSLISLSLRGNSLRTLPQRLFARLRKLQELDLSDNFLAYAIQNGTFYEELQNVVSLSLLYNYEPLRSFPELILSPSIEKMTALRELYLSGLFFRVLSNQSLAPLVQLPNLESLELRMNFICSVSIDAISQLRTLRRVGLSQNMLAFSSCFSTCTSEAIPSNYQTLEKRDNRQLNLQTQKVALLSSEPNTMQDSQEDYCPFYYSMWHFKKQICSKNLFFDLSQNNIPWLNASTFRGMEKVVCIDLSYNYISQTLNGRQFTHLSKLTYLNMAHNRIDLYSEKAFQEISGTLKALDLSNNEFHFVMKGMGHRFTFLSHLPSLKILSLANNHIGLRISNILTSASLKYLDFSGNRLDIMWDSRRDQYLHFFQGLTNLTQLDISENQLRSFPPEVIANLPPSLQVLRVDSNVLSYFPWGNISVLEQLCHLNLSSNMLSFLPSMHFELRLVILDLSHNRLVAIPKAFLSQAKKLKNLMLNHNQLKILDVQALPSSFHTGYTFCPAGQHKNKSSCKLVLHANPFTCSCVISGFARFLRETDLDIPHLTTEVHCAYPESLAGVNVLSIDLHSCQEIFGSLAFLCTLLLTLAATSIPLLKHLYGWDLWYCIQILWTGHKGHTPADGGSMTENQYDAFVVFDTSNKAVRDWIYKEMVVRLENRGRWRFRLCLEERDWLPGVSCIENLHKAVYNSRKTVFVLTSPSGCSHESGVIRQAFLLVQQRLLDEKVDVAVLVLLDLLFPKFKYLQMRKRICKKSVLSWPKNPRVQPLFWNNLRVALVSDNVKAYNKNVTESFF